One Engraulis encrasicolus isolate BLACKSEA-1 chromosome 5, IST_EnEncr_1.0, whole genome shotgun sequence DNA segment encodes these proteins:
- the LOC134448599 gene encoding uncharacterized protein LOC134448599 gives MMATSTIVNSVKVYCFLVLVMIFAWLVGAAPLLPPYECKGSEQPDGTVTFNLPGDFPDLVAKCEPEILIKDTSLEDIISVIYENGNVTWIPPVLGATKRNFTLNRCPRSVKIAWPGLACPLWFNKATSCSCESLMNSTQNQILTTTEAPASDHSLNDSPHRRVGVAISGVIIALCGCLALWTALCCKKREKDMDHPLGDSSAETSPSSSSEQLPGSQDPTEAAPIMGHGGT, from the exons ATGATGGCAACGTCTACAATTGTCAACAGTGTCAAAG TGTACTGTTTTTTAGTTCTGGTGATGATCTTCGCCTGGCTTGTTGGTGCGGCTCCCCTTCTGCCTCCATACGAGTGTAAAGGGTCTGAACAGCCCGATGGCACCGTCACGTTCAATCTTCCTGGGGACTTTCCAGACCTAGTGGCCAAGTGTGAGCCTGAGATCCTTATTAAG GACACTTCTCTTGAAGACATAATTTCTGTGATATATGAGAATGGGAACGTTACATGGATTCCGCCAGTACTTGGAGCCACTAAGCGCAACTTCACCTTAAACCGCTGCCCACGATCTGTCAAGattgcctggcctggcctggcctgtcctTTGTGG TTCAACAAGGCCACAAGCTGCTCCT GTGAGTCCTTGATGAACTCAACGCAGAATCAGATCCTCACAACAACCGAGGCACCTGCTTCTGACCATAGCT TAAATGACAGCCCCCATCGTCGAGTGGGTGTTGCCATCTCTGGTGTGATCATCGCACTGTGTGGCTGTCTGGCTCTCTGGACTGCTTTGTGTTG taagaagagggagaaggacaTGGACCACCCTCTGGGGGACTCCAGTGCCGAGACATCGCCATCCAGCTCCAGTGAGCAGCTTCCAGGGTCCCAGGATCCCACTGAGGCAGCTCCCATCATGGGCCACGGAGGAACCTGA